The following nucleotide sequence is from Oncorhynchus kisutch isolate 150728-3 linkage group LG29, Okis_V2, whole genome shotgun sequence.
TCCCCGCATCCCTCCAGCTGCTCAAACTCGAACGGAACCTAATCTCCCACATTCAACAGCATGACCTGAGTGCACTCACTAATCTGAGCGCTCTAGACCTTTCGGGTAACTGTCCTGTGTGTTCTAACACCCCGTTCCTCTGCTTTCCCTGTAATACACCCAACGGGGCACTACAGATCCACCCAGATGCCTTCAGGAGCCTCTCCCAGCTGCAGGAGCTGAGCCTATCAGGAAACTCCCTAGAGCACCTACAAACATCCTGGTTTGAGAACCTCACCAACTTACACTACCTGTACCTCTCATTTAATCGTCTGGTTGGGGAGATAGCCACTGGGGACTTCCTCTCTGTGCTACCTTTCGTAGAAGTGATGGACTTGTCTTACAATAATGCTGGACAGAATTCCCACAACTTGACCCTCTCAAAGAATTTTTCCAAACTGGCATCTCTGAAGACATTACACCTAGAAAACTATGTTTTTTCAGCTCTTCACAAAAATCACTTGGAACCACTTTACAGTTTAGCTAATCTGTCTGTCCTCAATTTGGGAACCAACTTCATCTATTGGACAGACCTTTCACTTTTTGAAAAGTTCCACAATTTATCCAGTATTGGCCTctcagagaacagtctgactttcCTGTCCAAGAGGGTAGATGCCTTGTCTGTGAATGGGTATGGCTGGGGCTATGAGCCAGATATAGACAGGTACGGGCCTTTCATACACAAGGATCAATTCTACCGTCGCCATTTGCCTAACATTAAACCAGAGTGTCTTGCGTACGGTCCAGTGCTTGACCTCAGCAAAAACAACATCTTCCACATAAACCCTGATATGCTGCAGGGCCTGAACAACACAGCTTGTCTCAACCTGTCATCTAACTTCATTGGAGACATGTTCAACGGCAGTGAGTTTGTACATTTCTCCAAGCTGAAGTACTTGGATCTATCCCAGAATAAAGTCTACCTGCGCTATGAGCATGCATTCAGTGAACTGACAGCACTGGAGGTGTTGGACTtgagttataataaacattacttTCTGGTCGCAGGGCTAAACCACAGTTTAGCGTTCCTAGAACACCTGGATTCTCTGAAGGTTCTGAACTTGAGCTGGAATGAGATCAGCACCCTCACTGATAAAACCATGGCAAGCAGCTCCCTGCAAGAATTGAACTTCCAGGGCAACCGCCTGGACATCATGTTGAATGAGGGTCTGGACTTTAATCATCTTTTCAGAGAACTTAATAACCTGACGTCCCTGGATCTGTCATACAACCAGCTCCGCCACATCCCATCTGAGGTATACGACAACTTCCCCAAGGCCCTGAGACACTTGACTCTGAGTAAAAATGGACTTGAGGACTTTAACTGGACCATGCTCACACAACTGCCACATCTGGAGGAGCTGGACTTGAGTAAGAACCACCTGGAGCAGGTGGCCTTAACTGTCTCCACTCTTAACAGTTCACTGAGGCTGCTGGACCTGAGCCATAACAGGATTTCCCAGCTAGCGCCTGGTTTCCTCAGCGGCGCCAGGAGCCTGTATGTGCTGAACCTCAGCTTCAACCTGCTGGAGCTCATCAACCAGACAACGTTTGAAACTGGAGCTGAGAACCACCTCCAGCAGCTGTCACTACATGGGAACCCGATCCACTGCACCTGTGACTTGCTGGAGTTCCAACTGTGGATGAGGAGCAATGAGGTGGAGATCCCTCTGCTGGCCAGCGGGGTGACGTGCGACATGCCCATGGAGAGGAAGGGCAGGTCTGTGCTGAGTTACGACATAGAGGAATGCGTGAAGGATGACAACGCAATGGCCTTCTGCATCCTCACGTTGTTACTCGTCGTTCACGTTCTGTTGGTATCTCTCACAGCACACCTCTTTTACTGGGACCTGTCCTATATTCTTGACTACTGTGGGGCCAAGCTGAAGCACCAATGTCTCTTACAGCACACAGCCTGTGTCTACGATGCCTTCGTCATGTATGACACCACAGACCCGCTGGCCTCTGATTGGGTGTTGAACCACCTTAGGGTGGAACTAGAGGAGCGCGGAGAGAGGGTTCGCCCACTCTGCCTGGAGGAGCGTGATTGGATGCCAGGGGTGCCTATCATGGATAACCTTTCCAATAGTGTGCGACAGAGCAGGAAAACGGTGTTTGTGCTGACAGAGGGCTTCCTGTCGCGTGGTGTGGTTAAAATGGCCGCCCTGCTGGTGCAGCAGCGGCTGGTGGAGGAGGGTGTGGATGCTatggtgttgctgctgctgcagcCCCAGGTTCTGCGACGCTCACGCATCCTCCACCTGCGCAGACGGCTCTGCAGGCGCAGTGTTCTGGAGTGGCCAGCAACTGCCTGTCCGGCTGCCCAGCGCTGGTTCTGGCACAACCTGAAGAGAGCCATACGGAAAGATCAGCGAGCCACACACGCATCACTACACGGCACATACTTCACTGGGCGGTGAACTCAAGGACATGAAAAGAACTGACCAAAAACAGGAAACCGATCAAAAACATGGCTGAGTTTACTTACCCTCAGCTTAAAGGTCTCCAATTCCTACTCTGCAGTGTTCTAGAAACAGCTCCTAGAGACATGACGGTGTAGTTCCCCttcacgcacgcgcgcacacacacacacacacacacacacacacacacacacacacacagacacacacacacacacacacacacacacacacacacacacacacacacacacacacacacacacacacacacacacacacacacacacacacacacacacacacacacacacacacacacacacacacacacacgcacacacacacacaatatagccTATTGTAGCGGCTGCATGGTTTTCTGTACAATCCATAATAGAATATTAGGCCTTGATTTCTGTTTTTCCTATGAAGGATTATATTATCAATGGTCACATTAGCTTCTCTGTGAAAATGCCTGCCTCAtctacagtacaatatagtaAATCATGTGACTCTGTTTACTGTTGATGTACGTGACCTCATCTATACCTGGTAAGAAAACAGTATTATGATCCTATTTTGGCTACATTCAGATGTTTTTGACAGGTGTAAACCAGTCTACCGATACGTTCATAAACTTAGTTACAATGGTTTCCTATGGGAGGACAATCTTACTGATCTCAACCACTGGGTGGCAGTGTAACTCCTGATTCATGTGTTCAGGACTGGCATGATGTACACACCACTAGTTCCATATGAGTGGCTTCTCCTACAGTATCACCCGACTCTGGAAGGCAGTGTTCTCCATCCCTGGTCCTAGAGACCCACAGGGTGTGCAGGCTTGAGTGAGTCATACTTTAGAAAGTGTATCAATATCAGAATGATTTATTATCacctgtgccattcactttgaactggactgtgtttacaatCGCGGTACTGAGTAGATCCACTTGTTTTGAGAGCTGTATGTAACCACGGGTGCTCATGtcttcatatcctttgctagttagtgagttattaaaccagttatagatcatttgttgtCAGCAAGGGATTATTTCCTACAAGATCACAAAacgtgtacatgtctagacatcTTTAAAAAGCGAGTAAAATAGCTAAAAGAATagctttttttgtcttaaagacaggcttgaataagctaagtagccaataggcagagggtagcatcatttgtctgattctctgtgatAATTACATGGGAATAATAACAccatttattttgtaaagtggtttcttgcatcaaacaacacaacaacattttctgAACAACTCCTTGTatgaaggatttttttttaaacgtgtcTGGACCAAAGAAACAGAAGTTCTACAAGATGACTCACTGCTCTCTGTACGTTAAAACAAACCTGCAGAAATGCAGACTAAGgccaagatggcgccgacagacatgGTAGCTCTGCTTCTaactcctaagcaactttgcaataatgtttgtattttttgtgtgtgttatacaagcatttcgctacacccgcaataacatctgctaaatatgtgtatgcgaccaatattTTGGGGATTTGATTTGACAAGCATACACAGTGAACACGTATATGATCTTTGATATAAATACATACTCTTCGTTATACACATACAgaagacacatacacatacatttgtatatatcTCTGTAGAAACCTTTATTTAAAAACCTTGTTATTATAACTGGCAACATAGTCCTGGAGGCTAGTGTGTGTCCCTGTGCTGATCTTGTACAGGTGTCCAGGTATCCAGTCGGAGGAAAGAACACACGTCTCCAGAAGGGAATCTTTCTATTTTAACAATCCAGACTGTGTTATGTTATACCATCACCTACTATAGGTCTATGGCCACTGACAGTGCCTTGTGTCAATTTAGAACGGTTGACTAAATCAGTCAGTGGTTCCCAATTCTCTCCTCAGTTGTTCCAGAGGTAATTCACTTGATTCAATTTGCCAATCAACAAAATAACACTGTGGAATTTTAACAATATAATATGACtgacaataaaaaaaatgtaaacctgAGAAAtgttctttatagaaccattcTCTGTAAAGGTTATATAAAGAACCATAAAAAAAAGGGTA
It contains:
- the LOC109874182 gene encoding toll-like receptor 8 codes for the protein MKEQHWCPLYTSFQRLLLLLVSLCLSPSCSGRTWAQRKLPCDVISLNHSLAYDCSCRKLLRVPHDISWNATELDLSSNQIKTLSSSSFWNLQNLTLLDLSYNFNPQGHPLKIEDQTFSMLDQLEALLLDGNGLCTVPRGLPSGLQILFLRYNDIRTVTPEDFRDILRIKVIRLSDNCQGSVCSGTLDIANHTFSSLTNLTNLTLSFNRLKVIPNFLPASLQLLKLERNLISHIQQHDLSALTNLSALDLSGNCPVCSNTPFLCFPCNTPNGALQIHPDAFRSLSQLQELSLSGNSLEHLQTSWFENLTNLHYLYLSFNRLVGEIATGDFLSVLPFVEVMDLSYNNAGQNSHNLTLSKNFSKLASLKTLHLENYVFSALHKNHLEPLYSLANLSVLNLGTNFIYWTDLSLFEKFHNLSSIGLSENSLTFLSKRVDALSVNGYGWGYEPDIDRYGPFIHKDQFYRRHLPNIKPECLAYGPVLDLSKNNIFHINPDMLQGLNNTACLNLSSNFIGDMFNGSEFVHFSKLKYLDLSQNKVYLRYEHAFSELTALEVLDLSYNKHYFLVAGLNHSLAFLEHLDSLKVLNLSWNEISTLTDKTMASSSLQELNFQGNRLDIMLNEGLDFNHLFRELNNLTSLDLSYNQLRHIPSEVYDNFPKALRHLTLSKNGLEDFNWTMLTQLPHLEELDLSKNHLEQVALTVSTLNSSLRLLDLSHNRISQLAPGFLSGARSLYVLNLSFNLLELINQTTFETGAENHLQQLSLHGNPIHCTCDLLEFQLWMRSNEVEIPLLASGVTCDMPMERKGRSVLSYDIEECVKDDNAMAFCILTLLLVVHVLLVSLTAHLFYWDLSYILDYCGAKLKHQCLLQHTACVYDAFVMYDTTDPLASDWVLNHLRVELEERGERVRPLCLEERDWMPGVPIMDNLSNSVRQSRKTVFVLTEGFLSRGVVKMAALLVQQRLVEEGVDAMVLLLLQPQVLRRSRILHLRRRLCRRSVLEWPATACPAAQRWFWHNLKRAIRKDQRATHASLHGTYFTGR